In Necator americanus strain Aroian chromosome IV, whole genome shotgun sequence, the following proteins share a genomic window:
- a CDS encoding hypothetical protein (NECATOR_CHRIV.G15975.T2), whose protein sequence is MTGLEAIVTLVGQTIRDPKETLKLDPQPPGTPGMNLKLEKNYGLELGSEMAQRAYSILRRFCPHKRKCELISPFKKYYPQYAIAGWPMRVSSCMIPKNMSTVLSAIFCLLFTDEIGKTNSTVTSMLKRNCATRNELNSFSQIEKLAHGKRWMNFALVRDPAERFLSGFMFMCSPNNVVENDCDGCIGDIKCALRQTLKYSHQFANKDLSAANYILWHLGPQNWHCDFQHNFKKFELIQYSPKREEQLASDLRYVLEEGGVAASHIDLIITQLSNSTTLHATSHLTKKNFYETQMNDPEVEELLVKIFFWDYILLNYPLPNLQTLDEAQPQEQAGSRQGFNCLDHIQTVSRVIEVCREYRLPLVLTFVDYEKAFDSVETNAILSALVDQANDIFLFSRSTSEAEAMLNESNEAEKRIGLRINRKKTQFMKNAYCEDGGEELNRRMRAAWEAAREATDQLTDQDLRAHLFDSTFLPALCYAAKTWADTATTSRKLLTTHRALERCLLKFNRRTQHLAGLRTSDLKGMSRLCPNIYRTQNIDGRVTLHEESTIDGRR, encoded by the exons ATGACTGGATTAGAAGCAATTGTAACCTTGGTAGGCCAAACTATAAGAGATCCGAAAGAAACGCTAAAATTGGACCCTCAACCTCCTGGAACTCCTGGAATGAATTTGAAACTTGAGAAAAA TTATGGCTTGGAGCTTGGAAGCGAAATGGCACAGCGAGCATATTCCATTCTTCGTCGTTTTTGTCcacacaaaagaaaatgcgAGCTGATCTCcccattcaaaaaatattaccCCCAGTACGCG ATTGCCGGCTGGCCAATGAGAGTTTCATCGTGCATGATACCCAAGAACATGTCCACAGTATTATCCGCAATATTCTGCTTGCTGTTCACTGATGAAATAGGAAAAACGAACAGCACTGTCACTTCCATGTTGAAAAG GAACTGCGCGACCCGTAATGAACTGAattcattttctcaaattgAAAAGCTTGCTCATGGCAAGCGTTGGATGAATTTCGCGTTGGTTCGGGATCCAGCCGAACGCTTTCTTAGTGGATTCATGTTCATGTGTAGTCC GAACAACGTGGTTGAGAACGACTGTGACGGTTGCATAGGAGATATCAAATGTGCTCTTCGACAGACACTTAAATACTCACATCAGTTCGCAAACAAAGATCTATCGGCAGCAAATTACATCCTTTGGCATCTAGGACCACAGAACTG GCACTGCGATTTTCaacacaattttaaaaaattcgaattgaTCCAGTATTCACCGAAAAGGGAAGAACAGCTGGCTTCAGATCTTCGCTATGTACTCGAGG AGGGAGGAGTGGCAGCTTCGCATATTGATCTAATCATTACTCAATTATCGAACAGTACTACACTTCACGCTACATCTCATCTTACTAAAAAGAACTTTTATGAAACACAAATGAACGATCCAGAGGTAGAAGAGTTGTTGGTGAAG atattCTTTTGGGACTACATCCTGCTCAACTACCCATTACCAAATTTGCA gacgctggatgaagcccagcctcaagaacaagctggatccCGTCAGGGGTTCaactgcttggaccacatccagaccgtgtcgagggtcatagaggtttgccgggaataccgcctgccccttgttctaaccttcgtcgactatgagaaagcctttgacagcgtagaaacgaatgcaatactgtcagcgttGGTCgaccaag CGAACgacatctttctcttttcgaggagtaccagtgaagcagaagcgatgctcaacgaatcgaacgaagcagagaagagaataggactgcgaataaatagaaagaagacacagttcatgaagaacgcctactgcgaggacggaggg GAGgaattgaatagaagaatgagagcagcatgggaaGCCGcaagggaagctacggaccaactgacggaccaagatcttcgtgcccatctgtttgactcgacatttcttccagcgctctgttacgcagcgaagacgtgggcagacaccgccaccacgtctaggaagctacttactacccacagagcccttgagagatgtcttctgaagtttaaccggcgcacacaacacctagccggtcttcgcaccTCTGACTTGaaaggaatgtcccgtctttgcccgaatatatatcgaacgcaaaacatagatgggcggGTCACATTACacgaagaatcgacgatagatggaagACGGTAG
- a CDS encoding hypothetical protein (NECATOR_CHRIV.G15975.T1), with the protein MCKETSCHLYLIYCILFILTVARIKEVISYEHLRNDAELQTAIRNYGLELGSEMAQRAYSILRRFCPHKRKCELISPFKKYYPQYAIAGWPMRVSSCMIPKNMSTVLSAIFCLLFTDEIGKTNSTVTSMLKRNCATRNELNSFSQIEKLAHGKRWMNFALVRDPAERFLSGFMFMCSPNNVVENDCDGCIGDIKCALRQTLKYSHQFANKDLSAANYILWHLGPQNWHCDFQHNFKKFELIQYSPKREEQLASDLRYVLEEGGVAASHIDLIITQLSNSTTLHATSHLTKKNFYETQMNDPEVEELLVKIFFWDYILLNYPLPNLQ; encoded by the exons ATGTGCAAGGAAACGAGCTGTCACCTCTACTTGATATACtgtattctatttattttgactGTTGCACGCATAAAAGAAGTAATTAGCTATGAACATCTGCGTAATGATGCTGAACTGCAAACCGCTATTCGCAA TTATGGCTTGGAGCTTGGAAGCGAAATGGCACAGCGAGCATATTCCATTCTTCGTCGTTTTTGTCcacacaaaagaaaatgcgAGCTGATCTCcccattcaaaaaatattaccCCCAGTACGCG ATTGCCGGCTGGCCAATGAGAGTTTCATCGTGCATGATACCCAAGAACATGTCCACAGTATTATCCGCAATATTCTGCTTGCTGTTCACTGATGAAATAGGAAAAACGAACAGCACTGTCACTTCCATGTTGAAAAG GAACTGCGCGACCCGTAATGAACTGAattcattttctcaaattgAAAAGCTTGCTCATGGCAAGCGTTGGATGAATTTCGCGTTGGTTCGGGATCCAGCCGAACGCTTTCTTAGTGGATTCATGTTCATGTGTAGTCC GAACAACGTGGTTGAGAACGACTGTGACGGTTGCATAGGAGATATCAAATGTGCTCTTCGACAGACACTTAAATACTCACATCAGTTCGCAAACAAAGATCTATCGGCAGCAAATTACATCCTTTGGCATCTAGGACCACAGAACTG GCACTGCGATTTTCaacacaattttaaaaaattcgaattgaTCCAGTATTCACCGAAAAGGGAAGAACAGCTGGCTTCAGATCTTCGCTATGTACTCGAGG AGGGAGGAGTGGCAGCTTCGCATATTGATCTAATCATTACTCAATTATCGAACAGTACTACACTTCACGCTACATCTCATCTTACTAAAAAGAACTTTTATGAAACACAAATGAACGATCCAGAGGTAGAAGAGTTGTTGGTGAAG atattCTTTTGGGACTACATCCTGCTCAACTACCCATTACCAAATTTGCAGTAG